From Chloracidobacterium thermophilum B:
TGCTAGTGTAGCGGTTCGTGTGCCGGCCGAAGTGACGCCTCTGCCCCGCTGATGGCTCGCCGGGGCAACATCCTGGACGCACCGGCACACCGCTGTCAGAACACCCAAATCTGATTCTGTGCCTTGGAATTTCCATGCTCCACCTTGCTCTGACCCGTCGTTACCGCGAAGCCCGGATGGTGCTGCGCGGCATCCTCGACCGTTGGCATCCGGTCCTTGTGCATATTGTGCCGATTCGGCGGTGCAACCTCGCCTGCACTTACTGCAATGAGTATGACGCCGTTTCAGACCCCGTTCCGCTTGATGAAATGCTGCGCCGGATTGACAAACTGGCCGAACTTGGCTCTTCCATCGTGGCCTTCAGTGGGGGGGAACCCATGCTGCACCCGGACATCTACACCATGTTCCGGCGCATTCGCGCCCACGGCATGATGGCCGGTCTCATCAGCAACGGTTACTACCTGACCCGCGAACGGATTGAGAAACTCAATGAAGCCGGGCTGGAATACCTCCAGATCAGCATTGACAACGTCCATCCCGATGAGGTCTCCCAGAAAAGCCTCAAGGTCCTTGACCGCCGCCTGGTGGACCTCCAGCGCTATGCCCGCTTTGCTGTCAGCATCAACTCGGTCATCGGGGGGGGCATCCGCCAACCGGAAGATGCCGTCACGGTGGCCAAACGGGCCGCGGCGCTGGGATTTGCCGTTTCCTGCGGAATTATCCACGACAACCGCGGCGCGCTCAAACCCCTGTCCGAAGCTGAACTGCGTGCGTACGAGGAAGTCAAACGGATTGGGAAAACCGGCTACGCCATGATTCACACCTTTCAGGACAATCTTGCCCACGGGCGTCCCAACCGGTGGAAATGCCGGGCCGGTGCACGCTACCTCTACGTCTGTGAGGATGGGTTGGTCCACTACTGTTCCCAGCAGCGGGGCTACCCCGGCATTCCGCTCATCAACTACACCCGCGACGACCTGCGCCGCGAATATGCCACGCCCAAGCCCTGCGCGCCCTTCTGCACCCTTGCCTGCGCGCATCGGGCTTCCACCATGGACTTCTGGCGCGATCCCCAGCAGGAGCGCCACCCGACTACCGTTCACACGTGACACCATGATAGGCTTACGGTGAAGATGTTACCAAACCCGGTGATGCCGTGCGGAAGTGGCGAAATGGCAGACGCACCAGACTTAGGATCTGGCGCCGCAAGGCATGAGAGTTCGAGTCTCTCCTTCCGCACTTTTCTGCTCCGCCTCCTGCTCCCTCACCGGAAAAACCTCCACACAGCCCCGGACAGCCCTTTCGGAAACAGCCGTTGCACCCCAGACTGGAACGTAAGTAAGGTTACGCCCGTGGGCCGGCCGCCAGCCAATCCGGGCCGGCCTTGAGCAGGCTTTATTCCTGACGATCATTGCCTCCAAAGGAGTGTTCTATGTTGCAAGTTGGACAACCGGCGCCGAGCTTCGATATGGCTTCCACCAAAAACCCTGAAACGCTCAAAGAACGGATCAAACTTGAAGATTACCGTGGCAAGTGGCTCGTGCTGTTCTTCTATCCGCTGGACTTCACCTTCGTCTGCCCGACAGAGGTGACCGGCTTCAGCGACCGTCTGGAAGAATTCCACGCCCTCAATGCCGACGTTCTCGGCGTAAGCACAGACAGTGTGTACTCACACAAGGCCTGGCTGGAGACGCCCCGTGAGAAAAACGGCGTAGCCGGCACGAAGTACCCCCTGGCCAGCGACATCACCAAGGCAGTCAGCCGCAGCTATGGCGTTCTCATCGAGAACGAAGGCATTGCCCTGCGTGGGCTGTTCATCATTGACCCCGAAGGCATTCTCCAGTACCAAGTCGTTCACTCGCTCAACATCGGGCGCAATGTGGATGAGGTGTTGCGTGTCCTCCAGGCACTTCAGTCCGGCGGACGGTGCCCGGTCAACTGGAAGCCCGGTCAGAAGACCATCTAGGTTCGCGGTGACTCAATCCGTGACCTGCCGCCCACACAAGGAAAAACACCATGCCGATGCGGATTGGCACGCCGCTGCCACCTCTTGACGGAGCAACGGAATGGCGCAATGGCAGTGTCACCCCGGAAGACCTGCGGGGTCACATTGTCCTCATCCACTT
This genomic window contains:
- a CDS encoding radical SAM protein — protein: MLHLALTRRYREARMVLRGILDRWHPVLVHIVPIRRCNLACTYCNEYDAVSDPVPLDEMLRRIDKLAELGSSIVAFSGGEPMLHPDIYTMFRRIRAHGMMAGLISNGYYLTRERIEKLNEAGLEYLQISIDNVHPDEVSQKSLKVLDRRLVDLQRYARFAVSINSVIGGGIRQPEDAVTVAKRAAALGFAVSCGIIHDNRGALKPLSEAELRAYEEVKRIGKTGYAMIHTFQDNLAHGRPNRWKCRAGARYLYVCEDGLVHYCSQQRGYPGIPLINYTRDDLRREYATPKPCAPFCTLACAHRASTMDFWRDPQQERHPTTVHT
- a CDS encoding peroxiredoxin, which gives rise to MLQVGQPAPSFDMASTKNPETLKERIKLEDYRGKWLVLFFYPLDFTFVCPTEVTGFSDRLEEFHALNADVLGVSTDSVYSHKAWLETPREKNGVAGTKYPLASDITKAVSRSYGVLIENEGIALRGLFIIDPEGILQYQVVHSLNIGRNVDEVLRVLQALQSGGRCPVNWKPGQKTI